A segment of the Bdellovibrio sp. ArHS genome:
GGAATTCGACAGTGTCGTCCGTTTCTTTGACCTCGATGCGAATCCATTTTTCATCAAGCAGAGCCACGGCATCAAACGAGTTGTTCAAAAGATTTAATAGAACTTGTTCGATTTGCACAAGACGGCATTCGACTTCCAGCTCGGGATCAATCTCTGGAACCTCAACCTCGACTCCGTGATTGTAAAATCTTGTGCGACAAAATTCCAAAGTCTCATCGACGATTTTTTTAACAGGAACGATTTCAAACGGGTCGTCCGATCCTTCACGGGCAAAAGAGCGAAGGGATTTGATGATACGGGCAATTTTGTCGGCGGTGCGACTGATGCTTTCCGCGGCGGTTTTGATTTTTTCCGCATCTAGCTTTTCGTGTTCTACCATTTGTGTGAGTTGAAAAGCTCGGGCTTGGATCACGGTGAGAGGATTGTTAATCTCGTGAGCGATGCCTCCGGACATTTCTCCCAGGGCGGCCATTTTCGTAGAAGAAATTAATTTTGCTTTGGCATCCGCGATTTGTTGTTCGGTCAGAACTTCTTCCGTCGAATCCCATGCGACGCCGTACATTCGCGAAGACTCATCCGCCATGAATTTTCCATAGCAGCGGATGTGATGAACTTCCTGATTGTCCCAGGTCACCCGGTAAGAGACATAGAAGTCCTGACGCTTTTCTGCCGCCTCGCGGGCGCGAAGGTTGACGATTTCCATGTCAACCCGATGGGCTCTTTTCCAAACTTCTTCCATCGGTGATAGGGGCGAGTTTTCCGGGACGCCGTGAATGCGATACATCTGTGGGTCCCAGAGAAGAAGATTCTTTTCCAGGTCCCATTCCCATGTGCCCATGTGTGCGGCGGATAAAGAAAGATTCAATTTCTGAATGGTTTTCTTCAGGGCTTCTTCGTAGGCCTTTTGTGCGTCCACTTCGGTCGCGACCCCTAGAAGGCTCGCAACCTCGCCTTTATCATTTCTTGAAAAGACCGTGATACGATCACTCAACCAATGATAGTTTCCGGTGTGATCGCGAAATCTGTACTCGACAGTCAGAACCTCGCCATCTTTTAGGTCTCGCGATTTTTTAATACTTTGGCGAAGCGAGTCGATGTCCTCGGGGTGCATGGTTCGCTGATAATACTCTGGCCCCATCTTGCGGATCTCGTCCAGTGTGTAGCCATAGCGGGTGACGCCGCGTTCGTTCAGCCAGACAAGGTTTTCTTCATTGACGTCGAAGATATAAACGCTGTCAGACATCGTCTTATGGATTTGTTCAAGAAGGCTGGCTTGTTCTTTAGGCGACTTTGTGTCCATGCGAATTTGAGTTTACTTGAGCTTTTGCTAACGCGAAATGGCTAAATCTAAATAAAACCTTAACAATACAGAGCAGCAATCTAGTGCTAGACCATTAGCCATACAGGAGTGTGTATGCTTAAGAATGCAATTCTATCATTGTGTGTAGTTGTCGGCGCGTCTGCAGCTCATGCGCAAGTTCCAGTTATTAAAATCGATGGATCGAGCACTGTGTTCCCTATCACAGAGGCGATGGCTGAAGAATTCCAAACGGCACAAAAAGGCAAAGTGCGCGTGACGGTGGGCATCTCTGGGACGGGTGGTGGTTTTAAAAAGTTCTGCCGTGGCGAAATCGATATTCAAGACGCCTCTCGTCCGATTCAAGCCAGTGAACTTGAGGCTTGTCGCAAAGCAGGCGTTAAGTTTATGGAGCTGGCAGTTGCTTATGACGCAACTGCTGTGGTTGTAAATCCCAAGAACACCTGGTTGAAATCCATCTCCGTCGCTGATCTGAAAAAAATGTGGGAGCCCGCAGCTCAGGGTAAAGTCATGAAGTGGAGTGATATCAATCCTGCTTGGCCTAAAGAAAATCTTAAGCTTTATGGCGCAGGTTCTGACTCGGGAACTTTTGATTACTTTACAGAGGCTATCGTCGGTAAGTCTAAATCTTCTCGCGGTGATTACACGGCCAGCGAAGACGACAACACCTTGGTCACGGGCGTTTCCAATGACCTTTACGCTTTAGGCTATGTGCCACTGGCTTACTATGAAGAAAATAAAGCGAAGTTGAAAGTTGTGGGCATTGTTGGCGGCGACAAAGCTCCTAAAAAAGAAGCAGTGACTCCTTCACGTCAAACTGTGGAGGCGGGCACGTACTTCCCACTTTCTCGTCCAATCTTCATTTACGTAAACGAAGCTTCGATGAAAAAAGCAGAAGTGAAAGACTTTGTGAACTTCTACCTTAGCAATTCGGCGCAGATTGTTCCTGAAGTGAAGTACGTACCACTTCCAGCAAAAGCCTACGAATTGGGCAAAGAACATGTGAAAAAGAATAAGCTGGGCACTGTTTTCGGCGGTCACTCGGAAGTCGGTTTAAAAATTGAAGAGTTGCTGAAACGCGAAGGTTCGTTGTAGTTTACGTCTGTGAATAAAAATCAACTCAAAAAACTTAATGAGTTTACATCCGCTGACCACCCGGTTCGGCGGATGCGTCGTTTAAGAGAGCGCGCGATTGAAACAGTTTTGTTTCTTGCCGCCGCGTCCTCTGTTTTAGTCACTATTGGAATCGTTGGTATTCTGGTGACTGAAAGTCTGCCTTTTTTTAAAACCGTGTCTTTAGTCGACTTTCTAACAGACACGCAGTGGACGCCGCTTTTTGAAAATCCTCGCTATGGCATTTTGCCGTTGTTGTGCGGAACCTTTTTATCGACGATCATCGCGTTGTTGGTAGCCATTCCAATGGGAACGGTCGCGGCGGCTTTTTTAAGCGAATACGTCCGTCCGTCTTATCGCGAAATTTTGAAACCCATTCTTGAACTTCTGGCGGCAGTTCCCACGGTCGTTTATGGTTATTTCGCGCTCTTGTTTGTGACGCCGCTTTTGCAAAAAGTAATTCCGTCTTTAGGCGGTTTCAATGTGCTTAGTGCGGGCCTGGTGATCGGGGTGATGATTGTTCCTTACGTAAGCTCTTTAAGTGAAGACGCCATGCGATCCGTGCCAGGACACCTGCGTGAGGCTTCTTTTGCGGTCGGGGCCTCGCGGATGCAGACAGCGTTTCGGGTTGTGATCCCGGCCGCTTTTTCAGGAATCACCTCCGCTTATATTTTGGGAATTTCGCGCGCTTTGGGTGAAACCATGGTCGTGGCGATTGCGGCGGGAATGCAACCCAATCTGACTTTAAATCCTACCGAACCCGCGGCGACAATCACGGCCTTTATTGTGCAAGTCAGTCTTGGGGATCTTCCGCATGGTTCTATCGGTTATCAGTCTATATATGTTGCGGGTTTAAGTCTTTTGGTTTTGACCTTGTGCTTTAATATCGTTGGACTTTATCTGCGCAAGAAGTTTCAGGAGAAAGAGTAATGGAACTGCAACAAGATATCCTGGCGAATATCAAACGCCGTCAGATGTGGGATTTTGTTTTTGCTTTCTGCGGCTTAATGTCTTTGCTGTTCGCCTTGATCACTCTTTTGACTTTGATCGTGGATTTATCCGTGACGGGTGTGGCGCGAATTAATTACGAGTTCTTTACAAGCTTTCCGTCACGGTTCGCGGACCGCGCAGGAATTTTGTCGGCCTGGGTGGGCTCTTTTTGTATTATGCTGACCACCGCGTTTTGCGCGATTCCTTTGGGGGTTGCGGCCGGGGTTTATCTGGAAGAGTATTCGAAGAAAAACTGGGTTTCGCAAATCATCGAATTGAATATCATCAATTTAGCGGGCATTCCTTCGATCACTTACGGTCTGATGGCGCTGGGACTTTTTGTTTACAAATTAAAATTGGGTCAGAGCATTTTGACGGCGGGATTGACGCTGGGATTATTGGTTTTGCCAATTATTATCGTCACCACACGTGAGGCGATTCGCGCGATTCCTAATACGATACGTGAAGCCAGTTATGCGATGGGAGCTTCGAAGTGGCAGACCATTCGTTATCACATTCTGCCCTATTCCTCGGGGGGAATTTTAACTGGGGTTATTATCTCGTTGTCGCGGGCTATTGGTGAAACCGCGCCGTTGATTACTATCGGCGCTTTGACCTTTATCGCCTTTTTACCGACGCCTCCTATTGAGGGGCACTTTCCTTTTGTGAACTTTAAGTGGCTGATGGATCCTTTTACAGTGATGCCCATTCAGATGTTCAACTGGCTGTCCCGCCCTCAGCCTGAATTCCACGTGAACGCGGCGGCAACAGGGGTCGTGCTTTTATTGATGACCCTTATTATGAACGGCGGAGCGATTTACTTACGCTCTCGTTTCCGTAAAAAGATGAAATGGTAATGTCTATGGAACTACAGCTTCGTGCGGAAGTTAAAAATTTGCTTTTTTCCTACGGTGATAAAAAAGTCCTCAACGGTGTGACTTTGCCTATTTATGAAAATCGGGTCACAGCTTTGATCGGTCCTTCCGGTTGCGGTAAGACGACCTTGCTGCGTTGTTTTAACCGCATGCACGATCTTTATGCGAATGCGAACTATCAGGGTGAAATTCTGCTTTATCCGGATAAAAGAAATATCCTGGGTAAAGAAATCGACCCCATGGAAGTGCGCATGCGTATTGGTATGGTTTTTCAAAAACCCAATCCATTTCCCAAAAGCATTTACGATAACGTGGCGTACGGTCTGAACGTGCGCGGAGTGAAAAAGAAAAGCTTTATCGAAGAGCGCGTCGAGCGTTCTTTGCAACAAGCCGGTCTTTGGAACGAGGTGAAAGATCGTTTGTCGTCTTCGGCGACGGCTTTGTCGGGTGGTCAACAGCAGCGTCTGTGTATTGCCAGGGCTTTAGCAACCGAGCCCGAGATTTTGCTACTGGATGAACCGACCTCCGCTTTAGATCCTATTTCCACTCGTCATATCGAAGAACTGATCGGCGAGCTTCGCCGGGACGTGACGATCGCCATCGTCACTCACAGTCTGCATCAGGCGGCGCGCGTTTCTGACTACACAGCGTTTATGTATTTAGGTGATTTGATCGAGTTTGGCGCCAGCGATCAGATTTTCACGAATCCGAAAGATCAGCGCACGGAAAATTACATCACCGGTCGCTTCGGCTAGTAAAACGACCGGAACGGTAAACGTCTATTTATAAAATAAACTTCAAAGAAAGTTTTAAGTAATAAGAATTGCCGATGGAAATGGCGTTGTCGGGACTGATGACGTAGTTTTCATCCACAAAAAAGCGGCGATCGAATGAGTGACCGGCTTCCAAGTCCGCAAGGATTTGTTTGCTGATAGGGGATTTTAAACCAATAAAGACCTTCTTATCGTCATAGAAAAGTCGATCTTCCTTATTCTGTCTTCCGTAAAGATAGTAAGTGATCTGCGAAAAATCCACACCCGTGTACAGTTTTGCGAAGTCAGTCACTTTGTAATAAACGGAAGTCTTAACCACCCAGGGTACCAGAGTGAAAAAGTCCCATCCCCACATGTCAGCAAACTGCCAGTTAAAGCTCGCAAAGGGAATTCCGATCACAGAACGAAATTCTTTGGACCGATTGTAGAAATAGGCAAAACCCGGCAAAGGAAGGTTGTTCAAAATAGGGCGGTTGTTGGAATAATCCACCAAGAGCAGCCAACGGCTGGATTCGTCGTCAGGATAGGAGTAGAACGCCGTCACTCCTAAGGTCGAAACATCCGCGCTTTCAAAAGGTTTGTCACTGGCAGAACCATAACGGACATTCACGGACCAAAGGCGTTTTTCGTCAATAACACGAGTATAACCCAGGCCGAATTTGATATCATAAAGACCGGAAATTTCACTCTGCGCCGGTGTTACCAGGTATTGCGAGCCACTTAAGTTTAACGAGATAGATTGTTGCTCTGTTCGATAAACGGGTGTGCTGAAGTCCATGGATTGATAAGACGTTGAAGCCCGCTCTTGGGGAAAATCCGCTTTATCAAAAAAAAGCCCCGTATAAGAAAGCAAAGTTCTTTGCTGGCTTGGGGGTGTCAAGCCCTCCATCATTCCTTGTGAATATGCTTGAGATGTAAAAAGAAGAAAGAATAAAAGGCCAAAAACATTTTTCATGCCCATTTAGCATAGAAGTTTTAGGCGTGGTTACACAACAGATTTTTCCATTCGGACGACACGCGCGCAATTTTGGCAGATCTCGGAAAGCGGCCACTGAATTTCTGTCGGTTTGATCTTTACTTCCGTCAGGCAGTGCGGGCACAGAACCAAACCGCTGAGCACTTTCCCTTCGCTCTTATAACTTCGGAGGGCAAAGAAAACTCCAAGGCCGAAAAACAAGGGAATACTGACGAAGTGAAAGACGGGAATCACCACCGATACGACAGCAATCAGCCAGAACAAGCCCAGTTTTTTTATTGCCTGGGACATTCTTTCCGGCGGTGAAAACCACTTCACGTAAATGACTCCGTTTTGCGTTCGTTCATCTCCGACATTGGCTGAGATGGCGATTTTTTCTCCGTCTGTTTCCATGTCAAAAAGAGTAGTCCCGGTGATTGACCTTTGGCAACTTCGAAACGTCATGTATATTCTTACAGGAACTTAAGTACTCTTTTACTGAAGGATCACTTACGGTATTGAAGTATTTCTTGGAGTCCGCGCGACACAGCTACGGAAGCGAGACCATTTATGAAGACTCAAATGTTTCGTTTTGTCGGGTTGTCGTCGTAAGCTCCAGGAAAATGCTCAGGGACAGGTCCTGCTGCATTGTTTCCTGCGGAAAAAGATACCTCCGACACTCATCCCTCGTTAGGCTTAACTTCATGAAGTCATTGCACTCTGATAAATATTTTATTCGCGAATCCTTGTATAACTTGGTCGAGCTGTCTTTGTTGGCTCGTCTTTATGAAGAGCACTGCATCCCCGCCGCGCGAACGGGGAACCTGAATCAAGAATCTTTAGCGCAGACTTTGCTTAAAATGAAGGCAACCGAAGGCAAGGGCGAATTGCGCGTGGCGATTTACGATACGGACCCGGTGGGTTTCTATTGGAAATTTGAAGGCCGTGTTCTTGCGCATTGGGTTTTGCCAGAACATCACAATCAGGGAATTGAGCAGGCCCTTCTGGGATCTTAATGGACGAGTCTGTACGGACTTCTTTTTGGCAGGGTAAGAGAGTCTTTCTGACCTCGCCGAACTCTTTTTTAGGGGCTTGGACCGCGCTGTCTTTGCAGTATCTGGGGGCGCAGGTTTTTGGCTATGGCGAATCCTTAGATGTATCTCCGAATCTTTTTGATCTGACCAATCTGGGGCAATCTCTGGCAATGACTTACGGAGATCTTCGTAACGAAGATTCTTTGCGCCAAGCTTTGCAGTTCGCCCAAGCAGATGTGGTTCTTCATCTTGGCGAAAGTGGATTTTTGCAAGAAGGCGAACAGCGTCCGCTTGAAATTCTCTCTAAATCCGTGATGGGAACGGCACAGTTGTTGGACCTTCTTCGTGAAACGGCCTCGGTCCGTGCTGTTTTGGTTGTGGGCTCTGATAAAGCCTATCTTCGTTCTCCGTCGAACACACCTGCGGCGGAGACGTCCGCTGTCGGCCCCTCGGGGATTTTTGCGACTGCAAAGCTTTGTTCCGAGTTTGTGGCTTTGTCTTATCGCGAGTCCTTTTTTTCTCCCGACAAATACAACAAACACAAGGTGGCCGTCGCCACGGCGCGGGTGACTTCTGCGATAGGTGGTGGGGACTTTTCTTCGCAAGCTTTGATTTTTCAAGCAGTACAAAGTTTCTTGGGAAAAAAGACTTTTGAAGTTCGCAATCCGCAGTCAGTTCGTCCCTGGATCCATGTTCTGGATCAAGTCTCGGGCCTCTTAGCTGTGGCGCAAGGTCTATTAGAAAAAGGCCCCAAACTGTCTTCTTCGACTTACAACATCGGGGCTTCTGAATACGAAGCTGTCGGGGAAGTGATGAAAGAGTTCAGTCAGATTTGGGGAGCCACGTGGGCGTCCGTTTCGTCCTCCACGGCAAAGACCTCCTTGTCGTTGCACGGGCACTTGGATAGCGGCCTGGCAAAGAGCGAATTAGCCTGGGTGCCGCGATGGAATTTGACGACGGCTTTGGAACAAACCGCCGGCTGGTATCAGGGTTATTACGCGGGCCATGCTTCTGCAGA
Coding sequences within it:
- a CDS encoding PAS domain-containing protein, giving the protein MDTKSPKEQASLLEQIHKTMSDSVYIFDVNEENLVWLNERGVTRYGYTLDEIRKMGPEYYQRTMHPEDIDSLRQSIKKSRDLKDGEVLTVEYRFRDHTGNYHWLSDRITVFSRNDKGEVASLLGVATEVDAQKAYEEALKKTIQKLNLSLSAAHMGTWEWDLEKNLLLWDPQMYRIHGVPENSPLSPMEEVWKRAHRVDMEIVNLRAREAAEKRQDFYVSYRVTWDNQEVHHIRCYGKFMADESSRMYGVAWDSTEEVLTEQQIADAKAKLISSTKMAALGEMSGGIAHEINNPLTVIQARAFQLTQMVEHEKLDAEKIKTAAESISRTADKIARIIKSLRSFAREGSDDPFEIVPVKKIVDETLEFCRTRFYNHGVEVEVPEIDPELEVECRLVQIEQVLLNLLNNSFDAVALLDEKWIRIEVKETDDTVEFHVIDSGQGIPEEIADQVMRAFFTTKEAGKGTGLGLSIAAGIIKKHKGSLTLNRHAKNTTFVVSLPRTQE
- a CDS encoding PstS family phosphate ABC transporter substrate-binding protein gives rise to the protein MLKNAILSLCVVVGASAAHAQVPVIKIDGSSTVFPITEAMAEEFQTAQKGKVRVTVGISGTGGGFKKFCRGEIDIQDASRPIQASELEACRKAGVKFMELAVAYDATAVVVNPKNTWLKSISVADLKKMWEPAAQGKVMKWSDINPAWPKENLKLYGAGSDSGTFDYFTEAIVGKSKSSRGDYTASEDDNTLVTGVSNDLYALGYVPLAYYEENKAKLKVVGIVGGDKAPKKEAVTPSRQTVEAGTYFPLSRPIFIYVNEASMKKAEVKDFVNFYLSNSAQIVPEVKYVPLPAKAYELGKEHVKKNKLGTVFGGHSEVGLKIEELLKREGSL
- the pstC gene encoding phosphate ABC transporter permease subunit PstC, translated to MRRLRERAIETVLFLAAASSVLVTIGIVGILVTESLPFFKTVSLVDFLTDTQWTPLFENPRYGILPLLCGTFLSTIIALLVAIPMGTVAAAFLSEYVRPSYREILKPILELLAAVPTVVYGYFALLFVTPLLQKVIPSLGGFNVLSAGLVIGVMIVPYVSSLSEDAMRSVPGHLREASFAVGASRMQTAFRVVIPAAFSGITSAYILGISRALGETMVVAIAAGMQPNLTLNPTEPAATITAFIVQVSLGDLPHGSIGYQSIYVAGLSLLVLTLCFNIVGLYLRKKFQEKE
- the pstA gene encoding phosphate ABC transporter permease PstA: MELQQDILANIKRRQMWDFVFAFCGLMSLLFALITLLTLIVDLSVTGVARINYEFFTSFPSRFADRAGILSAWVGSFCIMLTTAFCAIPLGVAAGVYLEEYSKKNWVSQIIELNIINLAGIPSITYGLMALGLFVYKLKLGQSILTAGLTLGLLVLPIIIVTTREAIRAIPNTIREASYAMGASKWQTIRYHILPYSSGGILTGVIISLSRAIGETAPLITIGALTFIAFLPTPPIEGHFPFVNFKWLMDPFTVMPIQMFNWLSRPQPEFHVNAAATGVVLLLMTLIMNGGAIYLRSRFRKKMKW
- the pstB gene encoding phosphate ABC transporter ATP-binding protein PstB, producing MELQLRAEVKNLLFSYGDKKVLNGVTLPIYENRVTALIGPSGCGKTTLLRCFNRMHDLYANANYQGEILLYPDKRNILGKEIDPMEVRMRIGMVFQKPNPFPKSIYDNVAYGLNVRGVKKKSFIEERVERSLQQAGLWNEVKDRLSSSATALSGGQQQRLCIARALATEPEILLLDEPTSALDPISTRHIEELIGELRRDVTIAIVTHSLHQAARVSDYTAFMYLGDLIEFGASDQIFTNPKDQRTENYITGRFG
- a CDS encoding NAD-dependent epimerase/dehydratase family protein; translated protein: MDESVRTSFWQGKRVFLTSPNSFLGAWTALSLQYLGAQVFGYGESLDVSPNLFDLTNLGQSLAMTYGDLRNEDSLRQALQFAQADVVLHLGESGFLQEGEQRPLEILSKSVMGTAQLLDLLRETASVRAVLVVGSDKAYLRSPSNTPAAETSAVGPSGIFATAKLCSEFVALSYRESFFSPDKYNKHKVAVATARVTSAIGGGDFSSQALIFQAVQSFLGKKTFEVRNPQSVRPWIHVLDQVSGLLAVAQGLLEKGPKLSSSTYNIGASEYEAVGEVMKEFSQIWGATWASVSSSTAKTSLSLHGHLDSGLAKSELAWVPRWNLTTALEQTAGWYQGYYAGHASAEELTKVLREYYSA